In a genomic window of Streptomyces noursei ATCC 11455:
- a CDS encoding 5-oxoprolinase subunit C family protein yields the protein MTDRALSVVRAGALTTVQDLGRPGHAHLGVPHSGALDGPAHRLANRLVGNPASAATLETTLTGCAVRLRTAATVAVTGAPCPVTVDGRPAPWGAPVPVPAGAVLEAGTATHGLRAYLAVAGGIDAEPVLGSRATDLLSGLGPDPLADGAVLPLGSPYGPPAAADAVPHAGPAAELVLPFLPGPRDDWFTAAGLRTLAAGRFRVSAASNRIGLRTEGPALERARDGELASEGMPLGALQVPPNGLPVLFLHDHPTTGGYPVVGVVPERFLAAAAQAAPGTPVRFARIGRRSRPAARPS from the coding sequence ATGACCGACCGCGCCCTCTCGGTGGTCCGGGCCGGTGCGCTCACCACCGTCCAGGACCTCGGCCGGCCCGGCCACGCCCACCTGGGGGTGCCGCACTCCGGGGCGCTGGACGGGCCCGCGCACCGGCTCGCCAACCGCCTGGTGGGCAACCCCGCGTCGGCGGCCACCCTGGAGACCACCCTCACCGGCTGCGCCGTCCGGCTGCGGACCGCCGCCACCGTCGCGGTCACCGGAGCCCCCTGCCCGGTGACGGTGGACGGCCGCCCCGCCCCGTGGGGCGCCCCGGTCCCCGTCCCGGCCGGCGCCGTACTGGAGGCCGGGACGGCCACCCACGGGCTGCGCGCCTACCTCGCCGTCGCCGGCGGCATCGACGCCGAGCCGGTGCTCGGCAGCCGCGCCACCGACCTCCTCTCCGGCCTGGGCCCGGACCCGCTCGCGGACGGCGCGGTGCTCCCGCTGGGGTCGCCGTACGGCCCCCCGGCGGCGGCCGACGCGGTCCCGCACGCCGGGCCGGCGGCCGAACTCGTGCTGCCGTTCCTGCCCGGTCCGCGCGACGACTGGTTCACCGCGGCCGGGCTGCGCACGCTGGCCGCCGGCCGGTTCCGGGTCTCCGCGGCCTCCAACCGGATCGGGCTGCGCACCGAGGGCCCGGCCCTGGAACGCGCCCGGGACGGTGAACTCGCCAGCGAGGGCATGCCGTTGGGCGCGCTCCAGGTGCCGCCGAACGGCCTGCCGGTGCTGTTCCTGCACGATCACCCCACGACCGGCGGTTACCCGGTCGTGGGGGTCGTCCCGGAGCGCTTCCTGGCCGCGGCGGCGCAGGCGGCACCGGGGACTCCG
- the pxpB gene encoding 5-oxoprolinase subunit PxpB, which translates to MTSQGAGAATDGAGRPSLTTLPVGDHGLLIELPTPRDVEALHAELLRRAAAGTLPAVREMVPAARTVFLDGLADPSALAAELAGWRVPPPTADDRPAVELPVHYDGPDLAEVAALWGMSADEVVRLHSGTTFRVAFCGFAPGFGYLTGLPAHLHVPRRESPRTRVPVGSVGLAGAYTGIYPRSSPGGWQLIGRTDAVLWDPRREPAALLAPGTPVRFVPADATVPTPRTAPSRTDRAPEEPAR; encoded by the coding sequence ATGACGTCGCAGGGCGCGGGGGCGGCGACCGACGGGGCCGGGCGGCCGTCCCTGACGACGCTGCCGGTCGGCGACCACGGACTGCTGATCGAACTGCCGACCCCCCGGGACGTCGAGGCACTGCACGCCGAACTGCTGCGCCGGGCCGCCGCCGGCACCCTCCCCGCGGTCCGCGAGATGGTGCCGGCCGCCCGTACGGTCTTCCTCGACGGCCTGGCCGATCCGTCCGCGCTGGCCGCGGAGCTGGCCGGCTGGCGGGTCCCGCCGCCGACCGCCGACGACCGCCCCGCCGTGGAGCTCCCGGTCCACTACGACGGTCCCGACCTCGCCGAGGTCGCCGCGCTGTGGGGGATGTCCGCCGACGAGGTGGTCCGCCTGCACTCCGGCACCACCTTCCGGGTCGCGTTCTGCGGATTCGCGCCCGGCTTCGGCTATCTGACGGGGCTTCCCGCGCACCTGCACGTTCCCCGCCGGGAGAGCCCCCGCACCCGGGTCCCGGTCGGCTCGGTCGGCCTGGCCGGCGCGTACACCGGGATCTATCCGCGCTCCTCCCCCGGCGGCTGGCAGTTGATCGGCCGTACCGACGCCGTCCTGTGGGATCCCCGGCGCGAACCGGCGGCGCTGCTCGCCCCCGGCACCCCGGTCCGCTTCGTCCCCGCGGACGCCACCGTCCCGACCCCGCGCACCGCCCCGTCCCGCACCGACCGCGCACCCGAGGAGCCCGCCCGATGA
- a CDS encoding LamB/YcsF family protein gives MSDSAAPPLIDLNADLGEGFGRWQLTDDEALLSVVTSANVACGFHAGDPSTMRRVCALAAERGVVIGAQVSYRDLAGFGRRAMDVPPEELADEITYQIGALEVFARAAGARVGYVKPHGALYNRCVHDAEQAAAVVAGIRAAGGRLPVLGLPGSQLHRAAAQARLPVVGEAFADRAYTDRGTLVPRREPGAVVHDPDTVVKRAVGLARDRAVTSLGGTRIAVAARSLCLHGDTPGAAELARRVRSELTAAGVHVRSFV, from the coding sequence ATGAGCGACTCCGCGGCCCCTCCCCTCATCGACCTCAACGCCGACCTCGGCGAAGGGTTCGGCCGCTGGCAGCTCACCGACGACGAGGCCCTGCTGTCCGTCGTCACCAGCGCCAACGTCGCCTGTGGCTTCCACGCCGGCGACCCGAGCACGATGCGCCGGGTCTGCGCCCTGGCCGCCGAGCGCGGGGTGGTGATCGGCGCCCAGGTCTCCTACCGCGATCTGGCCGGCTTCGGCCGCCGCGCCATGGACGTGCCGCCCGAGGAACTGGCCGACGAGATCACCTACCAGATCGGCGCGCTGGAGGTCTTCGCCCGCGCCGCCGGCGCCCGCGTCGGCTACGTCAAACCGCACGGCGCGCTCTACAACCGCTGCGTCCACGACGCCGAACAGGCCGCCGCGGTGGTCGCCGGGATCCGTGCCGCGGGCGGCCGGCTGCCGGTCCTCGGGCTGCCCGGGTCGCAACTGCACCGGGCCGCTGCGCAGGCCCGACTCCCGGTCGTCGGCGAGGCGTTCGCCGACCGCGCCTACACCGACCGGGGCACGCTCGTGCCGCGCCGGGAGCCGGGCGCGGTCGTCCACGACCCCGACACGGTGGTCAAGCGCGCCGTGGGCCTGGCCCGCGACCGGGCGGTCACCTCCCTGGGCGGCACCCGGATCGCGGTCGCCGCGCGCTCCCTCTGTCTGCACGGCGACACCCCGGGCGCCGCGGAGCTGGCCCGACGGGTCCGGTCCGAGCTGACCGCGGCCGGCGTCCACGTCCGGAGCTTCGTATGA
- a CDS encoding GntR family transcriptional regulator, translating to MAGGVAKNDQRRLAEVAGLERDRALLGRASTAERVADILRERITEGYFPPGVRLSEESIGGALGVSRNTLRESFRLLTHERLLEHRLNRGVFVRMVTVEDLDDIFRVRMLVECAAVRGLGPGPYDAATTRSVAAIDEAVRAGEEAAADRAWAELSTANLRFHQAVVALAGSPRTDELMRGVLAELRLVFHVMDDPRRFHSPYLVRNRQIVETLLAGDAAEAERLLRAYLEDSRTQLSAAYAQRIAEG from the coding sequence ATGGCCGGCGGAGTGGCGAAGAACGATCAGCGGCGGCTCGCCGAGGTCGCGGGACTGGAACGGGACCGCGCCCTGCTCGGCCGCGCCAGCACGGCCGAGCGGGTCGCCGACATCCTGCGCGAACGGATCACCGAGGGCTACTTCCCGCCCGGCGTGCGGCTGTCGGAGGAGAGCATCGGCGGCGCGCTGGGCGTCTCGCGCAACACCCTGCGCGAGTCGTTCCGGCTGCTCACCCACGAGCGGCTGCTGGAACACCGGCTCAACCGCGGGGTCTTCGTGCGGATGGTGACCGTCGAGGACCTCGACGACATCTTCCGGGTGCGGATGCTGGTGGAGTGCGCCGCGGTGCGCGGGCTGGGACCGGGGCCGTACGACGCCGCGACCACCCGGTCGGTGGCGGCGATCGATGAGGCGGTGCGGGCCGGCGAGGAGGCCGCGGCGGACCGTGCCTGGGCCGAGCTGTCGACCGCCAACCTCCGCTTCCACCAGGCCGTCGTCGCGCTGGCGGGCAGCCCGCGCACGGACGAGCTGATGCGCGGCGTGCTGGCCGAACTCCGCCTGGTCTTCCACGTGATGGACGACCCGCGGCGCTTCCACTCGCCCTATCTGGTCCGCAACCGGCAGATCGTCGAGACGCTGCTGGCCGGCGACGCGGCCGAGGCCGAACGGCTGCTGCGCGCCTATCTGGAGGACTCGCGCACCCAGCTGTCCGCCGCGTACGCCCAGCGCATCGCCGAAGGCTAG